In Bos indicus isolate NIAB-ARS_2022 breed Sahiwal x Tharparkar chromosome 19, NIAB-ARS_B.indTharparkar_mat_pri_1.0, whole genome shotgun sequence, the following proteins share a genomic window:
- the RCVRN gene encoding recoverin has product MGNSKSGALSKEILEELQLNTKFTEEELSSWYQSFLKECPSGRITRQEFQTIYSKFFPEADPKAYAQHVFRSFDANSDGTLDFKEYVIALHMTSAGKTNQKLEWAFSLYDVDGNGTISKNEVLEIVTAIFKMISPEDTKHLPEDENTPEKRAEKIWGFFGKKDDDKLTEKEFIEGTLANKEILRLIQFEPQKVKEKLKEKKL; this is encoded by the exons ATGGGGAACAGCAAGAGTGGGGCCCTGTCCAAGGAGATCCTGGAGGAGCTGCAGCTGAACACCAAGTTCACGGAGGAGGAGCTGAGCTCCTGGTACCAGTCCTTCCTGAAGGAGTGCCCCAGTGGCCGGATCACCCGGCAGGAGTTCCAGACCATCTACTCCAAGTTCTTCCCCGAGGCCGACCCCAAGGCCTATGCCCAGCACGTGTTCCGAAGCTTTGATGCCAACAGCGATGGcaccttggacttcaaggagtaTGTCATCGCCCTACACATGACCAGCGCGGGCAAGACCAACCAGAAGCTGGAGTGGGCCTTCTCCCTCTATGACGTGGATGGCAATGGGACCATCAGCAAGAACGAGGTGCTGGAGATTGTCACG GCTATCTTCAAAATGATCAGCCCTGAGGACACAAAGCATCTCCCAGAAGACGAGAACACTCCGGAAAAGCGAGCAGAGAAGATCTGGGGATTCTTTGGCAAGAAGGATGATG ATAAACTTACAGAGAAAGAATTCATCGAAGGGACCCTGGCCAATAAGGAAATTCTGCGACTGATTCAATTCGAGCCtcaaaaagtgaaggagaaactgaaggaaaagaaactcTGA